tttattaAGTAAATTATCGATTTTTGTAGTTCTGGATGTCTTCATTCCTTTTGATTTAGGTATTTTATTTTTGGTTGACTGTTCATATTCACATTATAAAATTTCatctaattaaaaaaaaaaaataagtaggGGCCCCAAATTTTGTTGCCCTTGGGCCTCAGATAGGTTGTTCTGCCACTCGTCGTATACCATAAATATGTGCATTGTTGCACGCTTTTATCCACCTACAAGTTCTGTCCAAGTTTCGCGTCCCTCCCTCCAAAACAAAACGCAAAATGCCGTAACGAGCAGCGAAACCCAAACAGAAAAGTCGTTACTAATTACGATTACTCGGGTATGGTGACACAGTTTTCCTGTCTTTTCTTATAACGTTCCTCAACCGTAGGCAAAACATCCGTGCCAGATGAGGTGGCAAAAAAATTAATCGATCTACCAGAAATGCATCACAGAAAGAGTGATCTCCCAATGAGGTCAACGGATTGAAACAATTCCGATCTAACGGAAACAATAGACATTTATTGTTGCGCAACATGAGGCTAACGACATACTAATGAGCAATCAATAAGGAAATCAACAAACATTACTATAAAGTATCAGGTGGATGGGTAGGAGAAACCACTGGAAAAGAATATCATCTCCATCTAGACGCAGAATTTACAACATCTCATGAAGAAAACTACCCTTTTATTTGTCTTTTAGCTAAGTATCCAGAAATGCATATACGGTTTCAAAAAGGGCATGTCCAATAAGTGTCTCTTAGGTCCGTTGGTTGGGGAAAACACATATTCTCTTTTGATCGTCTAATTTTGACGTAAATATAGTCATAAATCAACATCCTACTGATTTAAGTTTCAGAGTTGAAGGAGAGTCCGTTAAAATTTGATGATCCATTAAGATATCCTCCAtgatttccttaaaaaattacAGTTTCAAGTTTTAATGGTGCATTCAATCCTAAATCTTAATGAATGTTCCTGCAACTTGTCCTAATTCAATAGGAATGTTTCTCGAAACATCTTTATTTCACACACGAaaaagttcatttttcaaatacaaAATTCTGTATTTTAATATGACCATTAGAAGAATGCAAAAATCTTCATCTATGTTATGACAACGCATTCAAGACTATCTTGACGTCAAACGAATTAATATATCCAGAAACTTGAGTATGGAAGAAGCCAAAAATGtgataaaatatagggtgtcccattttaATATTTCAAATAACGAATTTTTGCTTAACTTCCGATAAAACCAGAAATACCACCAAAACGAGAACATTGAACAAGAAATATTTCAGAGAAAACAAACTCATTCGGTTCTCTAGATACTTCTAGTGGACACTTTACAGCTGTATATGTATACAGCCACTTGAAGTCTTTAAAGACCTGTTGATTTTTTATTCTAATATAATTAATAGTATTTAATCGATTGGAtgtaacagataattacaatgctaatttttttatcagttaaTTGTGCTTTTCTATTATTGTGCAGATTCTGCTGCCTGTAGAAGAGCTTGATACtgtgaaatgaaattcaataagaaaaaatgaaaaatattatgtcAGCTTCTGTTGAATTGTTGATATGATGATCAAACGCGAGATCGAAACCCACAATGAAGTATAAGTCtgtattataaaattttgaataactaAGCACATATATCTATAGTTTGCTGTATCGATTTCACCTCGAAGGTTAGGAAAGATTTCAGAATATCCGAGTATTTTCGCAGTACAACGAATTTTTCGAGTTACATTGATATTCGTCAGCTCTCTTCGGTATTTCGCGCTTCTTTTCGGTTATACTTGGTTGATCTAGAAGGGTTGTTGATTAGAGCGAGGTGTAGAGCTTTGATGAATGCCTACGAGCATTGTTCCAAGGAAATCCCGCCGCTATCTCcacaaaatcgaaaaaaacaCAAGTAACACCTACATCCACCTGAATCTACATCAGCGAAGATTCAAGGTGGGTGTCATGCCCACTCAAATGTGTGGTGTGGTATTCATTCGTAAACAATCATTGAATTGCCCCATTCCACTTATTGAACATGTAAAACAAAACTCAAGCATTACACTCCTTAACCTCAATTAAGTATTGTAATACGCTTCTAAAATAGTTATTAATTATAGTGAAACTACATATAATGCATGGTCAAAAGTTTTTTATACTTGGAACTCATTGAATAAGACAAAATTCTTTTCATGTCTGTCCAAGAAAGACTTATCATTATCAATTGAAGATGATCCTTACTATTGcccaaaaaatatataataaaagaaAGCTTACAAAAACGTTGTTATACCATCGCATTCTTCCATTATTCTTTCTATGGAAGAGTTATTCCCTCTGGGTCTAACACTGAATGATCAATTTCTCCCGAGAATTGTCTCATTTCCAATAAAAGTGTAGAAGAAACAAAAATAGATGGGCACAAACGATTTTGGAAAAATCAATTGTATTGTTTGTTTTAAAATACCCATAATTCTCAACTCTTCATCTAGTTCTTGATCTTAGTTTTTGGGGAAGCTCTGTGAAAGCGCCGTATAGCTCTGCTCaattttaaatattcatttcGCAACATGAGCGCAACAAATGGAGGCTTGAGCTCAACAAGCGATGATCATGCATCATTATCATTAAGTATTATTACATTTCGGAGAACGCAACTACGAGTAGGTATTACATATAGCACTCCACGGACCCAGTCAGTTGAATATAATTAGATCTGCAGCTGATTCCTTCTTTACTGATTTCATGGAAGATGGGCACTCATAACACGATACTTTCTTTTGGATAAATTAAATAGGCTAGTTCCACTAGCAGAATATACGAGTGCAACCAAAAcgaattgattaaaaaaaaacagaaactcATACAGTTTACTTCACCTACTATGAAGGAGTTTTAAATTCTATACGAACAGGCATCATTCGTCACATTGAGGAACCTAGATTCATTAATTATAATCTGATTTTTCATTTGCGAGAAATCTTACATGAGCTTCATCTTTATTAATTTGACCGGGAGAACATGAGATAACTGCGGAAAAATTAATGGGGTTTCTACCTACGTGTATATAGAATGGATAGCTGCAAGAAAATCAACAGAAGAACGATTCGTACGAGATTCGTACTAGCatagaataaaaatgaaatgccAAAAGATGAGCTTAGCAAGGTTATATCAATATTGATCTGTCAACAGTATGAGTCATCACACTGAATTAATTAAATgagatatcaatgaaaattggaGAAAGCAATTATTCTGATTATCATTTCCGATTTCTGACTTGCACAAGCTTTAGTGACCTGAAATTTCATTTGAACAATAGATGAAAATAGAAGAGCGCATTTTAAATATCTTGGAGAAAATGAAACAATTTTCTGGGCAGTCACAAACAAATCTTCGAACCATATCAAGAATGAATTCAACACCGCGTTTCAAAAATAGGAAATTGTTCCATTGGTTGAATTCATAACTGTGAGTTCTCATGAAATATTCCCAATTAAGCACCTAACCATTGAACCATTCAGGTGTATATTTTTACTTCACTTTGGTCAAACCTGGTATCATTACAATCCACCGTCTGTAGCTAAATAAATAGAatcgaatttgaaattttcattgggATAATATTCTTcacctttttttttgttgatgGAAACATAATAAGAGGCAAAAATCAATGCCTTCAGTTCAAACATTTGAAAAGGATCTGAAGGATGGAAGTACATAAAGATTGATTTTTCGCTCTGCGTTGAGATTGTATTGTGGGGTTTGGAAAATACTCAATTGGTTCCCATTTTCTTTCCTCGCGGTGTTAAAATTTCGTGAAAAACGTCAATAGTATATTTTGATCTCACACCAATAATGTTCCAGAGCAGAAAATATACGACGAAGACGGGAAATCAACAAAACAATAGTTGCTCCATATGTATCATTCACAACCCAGGAAAATTAAAGACAACTTACCGCAATGGATATACAGTTGTCTTCACCACCTGATGGAAACTTAACAATGAATTTTGACCCAGCCTTTTCCTCTGAATCATTTAGGGGTCGAAACCTACACACAACCTTAATACTATCCTCAGCGGCAATTTCACGTTCCCCTGACATTTTAAAGCACTTATAACTCACAGCTCAATAAACAATAAGTAAATAAAATACTATAAATTATACATTTGTATTAAAAATATTACATCAACAGACGTTCCCTGCACTGGCAGACAACCATCTTGACAATTCTATCAGAATTTTCGTCAATATTCGATGTTCCGAAGTTCGCGATATTCAGCACAGAATATTGACATCAATAACTTTTTTAGACCTTTGCGTGCGCAgttattttcttcttttttcattttactcCACAATCTGGGCTTTCAAGCCAATTAGATTGATTGACTACTtagttttcattgaaaatgtttAAAATTTATCTAAGAAAGATCACAAGAGCCCTAATTTTTTGTAAACATTTAATATGACTCTATGATATTTCCATAGATTAATTTGACAGTTTCtacttatattagtgttctgtggtttctACCAGTAACGTCATCTGACAACATTGAACTTCCATTGATAGGTTCCCATCAAAgaggttcccatagagttcaatgtctgACAAGTATTCAGGGTTTTCTATGATCATAATCTGATATTTGTTGTAACAGCTGATCGACCCAAGAAATAATTTAACttcaaaaaattatcaaaatcgTTGGGTGCGTTTGCCGTTGATTACCAATTGCATCACATAGGACAGGCAAAGAGTTTCTTAGAACCTGTATTTGTAAAAGTTTGCATGCCCTTCGGGAACCAAAACAGTACTAGAGTGAACTTAGCAACGGTTTTCCAGCCACGGTTTCTGACGTACGGTGCTTCGATGGCGCGAGGCGGAGTCGACCGTGCGCGGCGTAGCAACAACGATTCTGATTTCGTTTAGGGTTGGTTAagccataaagtaagtcaagatgggtctgttctgtgggTTAAGCTGGCTGGTAATATATGCCTAACCCAGAGACAATGGAGACAACTGTCTTGTCTCTGCCCTAaccccttaaatggtttttcgcctgtcgaaaaattatatttcgagGCTTTTTTCTACTGTTCCTTGAAAAAACTTGTTTGACAATCTAGGATGCTAGTAGTTTCATGTCATTACTTGAACAAACATTACAgtttttcgaattgaaaaatcTATGAGAACCTGCAAATGAtgagaaaatttatttatttctataaaTAATCAAACAATGATttctaaatattttattgtttgCTTATGTACATATTATTGGTATCAATTATAGTATATAACGATTctgtaataaaatataaaacttaAATATTTGTAACAGTTCGTTAAAGTCAATATACTGCATTCTCATTGATTTATTAGTATTATTGAGTATTATTACAGCCCTGTATAATGATTCTCGTTATTTCTTCTAGTGTTCCTGGCTGTTGGTTCATTTTCCTTTTGATCtctaaaaaattgtgaaaatattgtACTTAACATccatcaaacttataattcaaTTAGATATAGCCCGTATAGAATTGCGATAAAATAAATAACACTTACTTGAAGAATGAAAGATGTTGCTCCAGTAAATGTCGACTGGAACAATGAGATAACTCAGGCCAGTGAGCCAATATTCTCCTGAGGTAGGTTTGAAGCCTTTTTCTTCTGCTTTCCACTAGCGATGCGTCCTGTACAATTAATACATTTATGAATTAACTTAGAGAGATCAATCTACGATACAGTTctagattttcattttttccttgaaaaaataaagaagCAATGAACAACGGCATAATTAATGGGCATTCTGTAATCATACTTGATTTCTCGAATAAAAATTATATCCGTAAGTAGAATGAGAAAATGCAACTGAAGTCTACTTTCGATTTTATTATACCATTCAGTATCAATTCTTAGTTCAGATGatgttttttcagtttttttaaataataaaattgtccttTATGTTCATTAAACACCTATGACATTTCAATATGAAAGCATCAAAGTTTCGAAGTTTTGAACTGGAAGTTGTTAATAGAATCAAGTATAGCACGTTACCTTTTTTCCAATGCTCTTCTTTGgcggaaaatcaaaaaatgcaATAGCAGGATCTACTTTCTTCAAGTCCGTGTGTAAGGCATGAAATTGAGCGTATCGCCTGTAAATATTCCACTCATCATTACCAGCCCTTAGAAAAATCTGATACACATGGTGTGAATTGGAACCAGAAcctagaataataataataatatggaagaataaaatatgaattggAAACTTCTGAAATTATTAACCAAACTAATCGGTAAGCCTGCAACGTCTCTTAGAAGTTAATTACCTGTTAAAAAAGCAGATGGTATCCACACATGCACATTCGCCAAACTATCTTCTAAAGTAATCTCTTCTGGAGAAATAGGACCTGTCAACATTTCTAACTCAGTTTTCAGGCGTTCCAGTAGTTGATCTTTTTCACATattacttgttgtagatgaacATTGAAATCCATAAGTTCTGCATGCATCTCAGCAACCTATGAAAATAACATACAGAAAAAACATTAGAGTTAGAGTGAAATTATTGATGACAGATAATTTGTAGTAGGATTTTTTGAACTATTTCAATCCTTTTGGATACTTTATTCAACAAATAAGTGTATCTGAAGAAAAAACCTTTGTTTGATAAAAAGAAATTCTCTGAAAATGGCTGGCAATTGTTAGCCAAAACGTTTGGTAGAATCAGCATGATGGAAGTAGCCCAAATAAATTACACTGTTGTAGGTATAACTTCAAAACAGATAAGTGAAATTATAGAGCAAAATACAAAAATCGATATTAACAATATTCTGCATACCTGGACCAATTTCCTCTCAAAAATTTCAGCTTCGCTTTTATAATTTGGCAGTTCCTCAATTTGATCCAGATCCTCCACATCTGGATCTTTTCCCAACATTTTCAATACACTCAGGTACTTATTCACCTGTTCCTTCAAAGTTTCATTCTCCCTATTTAgagattcaattttttccctgAATCTTTTTCGTTCTTCTTCATTCTTAGATTCAACTGCAGTCAATACAGCACTGATATCACTTGGAGCTTCAACCAAATCATCTGATAAGTCAGAAGACCTATCTTCCCTTCCTATTTCGACAGAAATAGGGGTTAATTCACCGACCTCAGCTTGACTGATGGGAGTTAACGTTTCTGGAACTTCTGTGGAATATTTCGTGAATGTTCCACTATTTTCCACTGATAATTTCCTTTTTATTTCAACCGTTGAAGGTTGATCTGCTTTCTTGGCTTCCATAATGTCAAGCGTTTTATTTTGGTCCTTATTGGAATGTGCAGTTGAGTTGAATGTGTACTGAGTTTCGTTCAATGAGCTTGTGTCCGAGGATAAGCTTCCTGAGCTTGAAGGGATACTAGATGATAATAAACTATCTTCCTCAAAAGATATGAATTGTCGAGCaaccttctttttctttttttcttttgtatTTTTAGATGGATCTGAAAATTGATCAAATGCATTGTGTTTGTAGATTGAACTGAATTAAATAAAGGATTTTGGAATAAAACATTATGATGAATTAAGCTTaagtattatattataattatatctcTGTACCTGACCTTTAATCAATAGAAGTATATTAGTAGGTAAACTAGTCAGATGGTAGATCTACAACATTGGTAGATACAGTTTTCAACAAATGCAATTCGTCCAATTGACTAAACACATAAATTAAGTATAGAAGATTAATGAAACACAATGCGAAAACCCTTTAAAATAAACCTGTAAAACCCATTAaggaatatttatattttatccTTAAAAAATGCGATCTGTTAGAATTGAAAGAAAACCTTGAAAGATGGCAACTTTGACTGATGAATGCCCTGTTGAATGAGCGCTCATATATACGGGTCCtttcaaaaatataatctgattttcagctatttctcaTATTCATTGCGTATCAAGAAGTGATGCTGAAGATGTGGTTGTGCCAATAATCAGAAGCTCAGTTGTTTTAAACTACATCTACAGCATTGACTTCCTTTCATGTCAGGATTCTCAGAATTTACAACATGTATCCGACAaatattttgatgataatttgACAGCCCCTGATGTGTTTCATCACATCTCCTGTTATGTAGATTAGTATTAAGAAAATTGTTAACCAATTACTCACCTTGTATTGGAGCTTCAATAACAGGTTCAGATTTTGAAAGGCCACTGAGGAGTTTTTGCTGGCTATTCAAATCATTCAATTCAACTTTATCTATACTTATAGCAAATAATATAGCAGCTAAACCTGAAAATCGATGTTTGAGAGATAAtcatttttttgcaagttttggTACTCACCAGCTGCCATATTAGGCAACATAGAGCTCTTTTCATGATCTCGTAGTAATGCCCAATCTTCATAATATATCTCTAATGATTTGGTATCTCCAAGCAAGGTATTGATATATCTGAAGATTAAATAAGTGAATCTTCATCAGATATGATCAAATTGAAGCAATGACAAAAACAAGAGTAGTCAAAGGAAAACCCTTCAATAAGTATGTATATAATTTAGAAAATTCTCATAATACATTAGATaatcaataattcaaaatataattCCTAGGGATTCATTTAACTTATTGCTCAATTCCATAGATTTTTAAATTAGCAGAAATCCTACCTTTCTAATGATCTTTCATTAAGAGTTGAACGGATCCAAGCCCTTCCTTTACCAGTATCTGTGTGGATATTTTTCAAAACTGTATACCTCTCTTGTTCATGCCGAGTTAAATGATTTCTTATAAAGGGCCAAAATGctagtaaaaaaaaatgcatcaaaatttaaatgaaacaaGTTATAATTTTCAGCTTCTTAGGCTCTGTTACTCAGTTCAGGTTTAAGCCAAGTTTTAAGGTGATGATCCTAGATCAATTTTGTCAAGTTGAACTGGGATTAACCTTGGAATCAGCTTAATCGTGGACTTAAAAACAAGGCCTAAAGTTCTAAAGCAAATCTTAACTCACACAATGGTTCATTCCCAATTAGCAAACTACTAGCAACAATTCCTGAAACTTGTTTCAAAGTAGATGTTTGTGGGAGTTCTAATGGTTTACTTCTTAAGCCATGAGATAAAACCTGCTCTAACGTTAAACAAAGAGCAATTACACAACTATCAAATTCTGTTGCAAGCTCTGTTTTTCCACCAAACCTCTTCTGACAATTTTGCACACATTCCAATAGATGTTTGAGCAAAATATTCGAATCTTCCGACTTGTTCGTGTTCTGGCTGGTCAGTGATGTAGGAATAACAGCAGACATCAGCTTCATTGactataatataaaatataatactGAATTTTGTGGATTATggaaatttctttttttacCTTACCATAATTTGTCAAGGTAAAACAAAGTAGTTCATCACCACGTCCAATTATCTTCTCACATTTTTATGAGCAACGAGGGGGATTCATTATCGAAATGGAAGCACAATTATCATAGTGGTATTCAAGGCAGTGAGTCAATTACGTGCTTATCAAAGGAAATTAGATATTCTGGTAAACAATTAGTAATACTTTTTTGACAATGGGAAGACAACACAAATCAAAACAATCAACAATGACGGTCATCACAGATTGCAGAGTCATTTAACAATGTTTCTTTTTCCTTTCAACAGATGACGTCCATTTTCATAAGATTCAAAAATTATACCCCTTAATAGCTTTTTCCTGAACGAATTTTGAAAACCAGGAAAGACGTTTAAAACTGAAATCTATAGTTGAAAACAAACTCATATTTAGAAAAATGTGTGATTTGAGTTGAGGAACAAGTTTTTGCCTTCTGACATCTATAGATGGCAGCACAAACGCaagaaattttgtatttttcctCTTAAAACTAAGGAGATATCCTTGCTTAAAATACCGAATCGAAACTTAATAGCTAGTTGTAAATAGATAATATTGAACTTTCAACTCTGAAACCATTCACAATGTAATGTTGGGTTCATGTTATTTTCCTAACTAACTTATGCCAACTATCTAACCAATCTGGCAGCAAAGAGGAACCTCTCTATtaatgaaatatgaatttttcaaagaaaataatGAGGACTGTTATCAAGTCTATACTATGACTACATAAGAAAAATTCATTGTGTAGTGTATTCGTTTAATAACTAATAACTCAATAACATAACATGAAATGACTTAGGATCATACATCCACAGCCAATCACAAACATTTACAAATAATAAATAACATATTCAGTTGAAGATGCGAAAAATATTTATGTTCCTCATCATAACTAATTCCTCAAATTATTGagacattttcaaaaatttcagccCAATTCGTTTTCGTTCCAAATCAAGATCGATTACTTCAACCTCTACCCTATCCCCGATTTTGAGTTGAAACCCTTTGAGTTTACTAACATGAATTAAAGCATTCCATTTCACTCCAACATCGACGAAACATCCAAAATGAGTTACATTGCTAACTCTTCCACTCAAGACCGTACCAGTTTTCAGATCTTCAATACTTGTTAGACACTTTTTAAACAACGGAGTGATGTTCAATTCTTTTCTCAGATCATGATTCAAGGGCTTACCCAAGGCTTCTAATATCAACTTCAAAGAATGTTCGTCTGTTTTCAGCTTCACTGATAAttcagtttcattcagttcactCTTATTTACTGTCTCTATGAAACTTCCACTTCCAATATCTTCCTCCTTCAATTTGagattcttcaataatttcttagCAACAGCATATGACTCTGGATGTATTATTGTACGGTCTAGTTTGGTTGTATTCGGGGTTGCATAAAAATTGTACTCTTCCTCGATGTTGATAGGGCCAACTCTCAAGAAACCAGCACATTGCTGAAATACTTTTTCACC
Above is a window of Coccinella septempunctata chromosome 5, icCocSept1.1, whole genome shotgun sequence DNA encoding:
- the LOC123313853 gene encoding sorting nexin-29, with amino-acid sequence MSMKLMSAVIPTSLTSQNTNKSEDSNILLKHLLECVQNCQKRFGGKTELATEFDSCVIALCLTLEQVLSHGLRSKPLELPQTSTLKQVSGIVASSLLIGNEPLSFWPFIRNHLTRHEQERYTVLKNIHTDTGKGRAWIRSTLNERSLERYINTLLGDTKSLEIYYEDWALLRDHEKSSMLPNMAAGLAAILFAISIDKVELNDLNSQQKLLSGLSKSEPVIEAPIQDPSKNTKEKKKKKVARQFISFEEDSLLSSSIPSSSGSLSSDTSSLNETQYTFNSTAHSNKDQNKTLDIMEAKKADQPSTVEIKRKLSVENSGTFTKYSTEVPETLTPISQAEVGELTPISVEIGREDRSSDLSDDLVEAPSDISAVLTAVESKNEEERKRFREKIESLNRENETLKEQVNKYLSVLKMLGKDPDVEDLDQIEELPNYKSEAEIFERKLVQVAEMHAELMDFNVHLQQVICEKDQLLERLKTELEMLTGPISPEEITLEDSLANVHVWIPSAFLTGSGSNSHHVYQIFLRAGNDEWNIYRRYAQFHALHTDLKKVDPAIAFFDFPPKKSIGKKDASLVESRRKRLQTYLRRILAHWPELSHCSSRHLLEQHLSFFKDQKENEPTARNTRRNNENHYTGL